A part of Aspergillus flavus chromosome 1, complete sequence genomic DNA contains:
- a CDS encoding WD40 repeat protein translates to MKNSLYDRLWRRELGEPSHRASIRGIYGSKEWVDDLDIVNELGGHTGCVNALCWSRSGQLLASGSDDHYVNIYSYQPESSSAPFSLNTTLHTGHKANIFSVKFMPHSNDRTLVTCAGDHQVRVFDIEYSSSNGNLEATSAFTASARSRRFNNFFTNTRFLTAENTNSRVYRSHADRVKRIVTESSPYLFLTCSEDGEVRQWDLRQPSSAYPKPLGGQGPMAYRPGVVHDDSNVPPPLISYKRHHLDLNTISCSPTQPHYIALGGAHLHCFLHDRRMLGRDLLMERGDPGSSPRIGSDREDELMSQATRCVRRFAPNGKRRMKTRDNGHITACKISDVNPNEMVVSWSGDHIYSFDLIQSPDAREAESARQRSAQETQSPRKRRSSKNRKRKRRNGASISSSEFSGNRHQSRRWSHEQPDDDEPMIRARYGNGETGDVPLSAVSAPTSGASRRARKQARYPVLNEAQRLSMRIARALVKLRKALFSLEATVREAGESSSQLDPTLYVDSFSTALTLASEYLPMMEQVMRTWGYPLNPSSDVVRFQQALRRNREASWRFVQAAGTLARVLGGELRGHLSPGISFMQIMPAPGEGNTIPEEAQFGYDFLRAILLFLEGGREALISGFKSSNEHRRNVPRYPLSDEADDSAIESELVPYLQRLAGDSPVVNVDASRFEHDSTRVLFPNQRAAVTAFANVVKLPLEDLENAAARTHDCEGRSDTSHIRSLDRTAVRRFWGLKVARGILMEAGTGVNYSFANRAFGGLRTVLEEESESERETGPERSQADIQPDFEEYQLFEHLHMLSAMNSTEEALNLGSGGPEATSGSVSQVILTPPTDADSETSDNSFFEQHVSDSDSDENHSDSDESGSDVAVEEEEDGESSSDDDNDDDDDDDDDEFGFDTSSEEGYDSDEMLEPEDRMLRLNGLRTSRREDVGLDVPCSSHTKVYRGHCNVKTVKDVNFFGLNDEYVVSGSDMGHLFIWDRKTCDLVNILEGDSEVVNVIQGHPYEPTIAASGIDSTIKIFSADRNAQENAQRGINVLNPENPANVLGPSVSNIGGLKSCKRMHDSYQIMSQNDVERQGGMADASLTREMLSRIAVSIRHGGGQGIVVDENCSMM, encoded by the exons ATGAAGAACTCACTGTATGACCGTCTCTGGCGCCGGGAATTGGGGGAGCCGTCGCACCGTGCTAGTATTCGCGGAATCTACGGATCAAAGGAATGGGTAGACGATCTAGACATTGTTAACGAGCTGGGTGGACATACAGGTTGCGTCAATGCATTATG CTGGTCGCGGTCTGGTCAACTTCTCGCCTCTGGATCTGACGACCATTACGTGAATATCTATTCCTATCAACCCGAGTCGTCATCGGCGCCCTTTTCCTTGAATACCACTCTCCATACCGGCCACAAGGCGAACATATTTTCCGTCAAGTTCATGCCACACTCGAATGATCGTACCCTGGTAACATGCGCTGGTGACCATCAGGTTCGGGTCTTTGACATCGAATATTCTAGCAGTAATGGTAATCTTGAGGCTACGTCTGCATTTACTGCCTCCGCCCGAAGTCGGCGATTCAACAATTTTTTCACAAATACCCGGTTCCTGACTGCAGAGAATACCAATAGCCGTGTCTATCGTAGCCATGCGGATCGTGTTAAGCGTATTGTCACTGAGTCGTCCCCGTATCTGTTCCTTACATGCTCCGAGGATGGTGAGGTACGACAATGGGATCTACGTCAGCCTTCCTCCGCGTATCCCAAGCCGTTAGGTGGTCAAGGCCCCATGGCCTATCGACCGGGGGTGGTGCATGATGATTCGAATGTTCCCCCGCCGCTGATATCCTACAAACGGCATCATCTTGACCTCAACACCATATCGTGCTCTCCTACGCAACCCCATTACATTGCGCTGGGCGGCGCTCATCTGCATTGTTTTCTTCACGATAGGCGGATGCTGGGCCGAGACTTGCTCATGGAAAGAGGGGACCCGGGCAGCTCTCCTCGCATCGGCAGTGATCGCGAAGATGAGTTGATGAGTCAAGCGACAAGATGTGTTCGAAGATTCGCACCTAATGGCAAGCGCCGGATGAAAACGCGGGACAACGGACATATCACTGCCTGTAAGATTAGTGATGTCAATCCGAACGAGATGGTGGTTAGCTGGTCGGGCGATCACATTTATAGTTTTGATCTAATCCAGAGCCCTGATGCCAGAGAAGCCGAATCAGCACGCCAAAGGTCCGCACAGGAAACCCAGTCTCCGCGTAAGCGACGGAGCTCAAAGAATAGAAAGCGAAAGCGTCGAAATGGCGCTTCGATATCATCTTCCGAATTTAGTGGTAACCGGCATCAATCTCGACGGTGGTCCCACGAGCAACCAGACGATGACGAACCAATGATTCGCGCACGGTATGGGAACGGCGAAACAGGGGATGTTCCGCTATCAGCGGTCTCAGCGCCCACTTCTGGTGCGTCCAGGCGTGCAAGGAAGCAGGCAAGGTATCCTGTCTTGAACGAAGCACAAAGGCTTAGTATGCGTATTGCCAGAGCTCTAGTTAAGCTCCGCAAGGCTTTGTTCTCATTAGAGGCTACCGTACGAGAAGCAGGTGAATCATCGAGCCAGCTAGATCCGACCCTTTATGTTGATTCCTTCTCAACGGCGCTGACACTGGCTTCGGAGTATCTTCCAATGATGGAACAAGTCATGCGAACGTGGGGATACCCTCTTAACCCTTCTTCTGATGTGGTCAGATTCCAGCAGGCTCTTCGTCGAAACAGGGAGGCATCCTGGAGATTTGTTCAAGCCGCAGGAACGTTAGCACGCGTCCTGGGAGGCGAGCTCCGCGGACACCTTTCCCCCGGCATATCGTTTATGCAAATCATGCCCGCGCCCGGAGAGGGCAATACTATACCTGAAGAGGCTCAGTTCGGCTATGATTTCCTCAGGGCCATACTACTGTTTTTGGAAGGAGGTAGAGAGGCTCTCATCTCAGGTTTCAAGAGTAGTAACGAACATCGGCGGAATGTGCCACGGTACCCTTTGTCTGATGAGGCTGATGACAGTGCCATTGAGTCGGAGTTAGTCCCTTATCTTCAGAGACTCGCTGGCGACTCGCCCGTCGTGAACGTCGATGCGTCAAGGTTCGAACACGATAGCACACGTGTACTCTTCCCTAATCAACGCGCAGCAGTGACGGCTTTTGCAAACGTTGTGAAACTCCCACTTGAAGACCTAGAGAACGCTGCTGCGAGAACCCATGATTGTGAGGGTCGTTCTGATACCTCCCATATCCGCTCCCTTGATCGAACAGCCGTACGGCGGTTCTGGGGCTTAAAGGTCGCTCGCGGTATTTTAATGGAGGCAGGCACGGGAGTGAATTACTCGTTTGCCAATCGCGCCTTCGGTGGGTTGCGTACAGTACTAGAAGAGGAATCTGAATCCGAACGTGAAACGGGCCCAGAGAGGTCGCAAGCTGACATACAACCCGATTTCGAAGAGTATCAGCTCTTCGAACATCTCCACATGTTGTCTGCCATGAATTCCACCGAAGAAGCCTTGAATTTAGGCAGCGGAGGACCCGAGGCTACTTCTGGGTCTGTATCCCAGGTCATTCTCACTCCACCGACTGACGCTGATAGCGAGACAAGTGACAACAGCTTTTTCGAACAGCACGTCAGTGATTCTGATAGTGACGAAAACCATTCTGATAGTGATGAGAGTGGATCTGATGTGGctgtggaggaagaggaagatgggGAGAGTAGTAGTGACGATGacaatgacgatgacgatgacgatgacgatgacgagttTGGTTTCGATACCAGCTCCGAAGAGGGTTATGATAGTGATGAGATGCTCGAACCTGAAGACCGTATGCTTCGCCTCAACGGCTTGCGAACATCCCGAAGGGAGGATGTGGGACTCGACGTGCCGTGCTCCTCGCATACCAAAGTTTACCGCGGACATTGCAACGTAAAAACAGTCAAAGATGTCAACTTCTTTGGCTTGAATGACGAATACGTGGTGAGCGGCAGCGACATGGGTCATCTGTTCATCTGGGACCGGAAGACGTGTGACTTGGTCAATATTCTGGAAGGTGATAGTGAGGTTGTCAACGTTATACAAG GCCATCCATACGAACCGACCATTGCGGCTTCTGGAATTGACAGTACTATCAAGATCTTCTCAGCCGACAGAAATGCCCAGGAGAACGCTCAGCGCGGCATTAACGTTCTGAACCCCGAGAACCCAGCCAATGTGCTAGGCCCTAGTGTCTCAAACATCGGGGGGCTCAAGAGCTGCAAGCGCATGCACGATAGCTACCAGATTATGAGCCAGAATGATGTCGAACGACAAGGCGGCATGGCCGACGCATCCCTCACA AGAGAAATGCTCTCCCGGATTGCCGTAAGCATCAGACATGGTGGAGGACAAGGAATAGTCGTGGATGAGAATTGCAGC ATGATGTGA
- a CDS encoding RNA binding protein, whose translation MPHPQKGRSRPRGSDEEFVLFLQGIPAHCRWQELKDLVRQTALHIRQAVVYDDHHGFPTGLGQIIVKNEDEAWRTYHRLSTNGWEGQSLVVTLARTSSPTRPIAGPTKSPHCVIPSDYVAGYSTPPRVSQNMAVPPSPISPEPMIAGTSPTYPPPEYGHVPVMGLPHQSFFPIYPDPLSQPMSGIPPSPAQRPSYCDPLTFTVYPPYPVSPMPVFQDASQRRTPHKPSYTYTYSYTPTPIPIYAPQSNGNPRSPPRRTIFIQNLSPATTQSELHSHLQDAGSIESCEVPLDPTTARCKGFARITFRTAEEAKRAIARYNNTIFLNARIRVKIDRAVPYAASYRLSSPSTVPVTIVSAPHPPSTTYTPEHTIITTLPTDESPKSEPTSTTEEASQTKCQPGPLVVNGSGIGRKEITT comes from the exons ATGCCTCATCCACAGAAAGGAAGATCAAGACCTCGTGGGTCAGATGAGGAGTTCGTTTTATTCCTCCAAGGT ATTCCAGCCCACTGTCGCTGGCAAGAACTGAAGGATCTGGTACGCCAAACAGCCTTGCACATCCGACAAGCCGTGGTATACGATGATCACCACGGGTTTCCCACCGGACTCGGCCAGATTATTGTGAAAAACGAAGATGAAGCATGGCGGACTTATC ATAGACTATCCACCAACGGCTGGGAAGGACAGAGCTTAGTCGTTACGCTGGCTCGGACTAGCTCTCCCACTCGACCCATTGCAGGGCCAACGAAGAGCCCACACTGTGTGATCCCGTCGGACTACGTTGCAGGGTATTCGACGCCCCCAAGAGTCTCGCAGAACATGGCCGTGCCTCCATCTCCCATATCTCCGGA ACCCATGATAGCCGGGACCAGCCCAACATACCCTCCTCCGGAGTACGGACATGTCCCAGTCATGGGACTGCCACACCagtccttcttccccatctaCCCAGATCCGCTCTCGCAACCCATGTCGGGGATTCCCCCCTCACCAGCTCAGCGACCCTCCTACTGCGACCCCCTCACCTTCACCGTCTATCCACCATACCCGGTCTCCCCCATGCCCGTCTTCCAGGACGCCTCCCAGCGCAGAACTCCCCATAAACCAAGCTACACCTACACCTACAGCTACACTCCCACCCCAATCCCCATCTACGCCCCGCAAAGCAACGGCAACCCCAGATCTCCCCCGCGCCGAACAATTTTCATCCAAAACCTCAGCCCAGCTACCACCCAATCCGAGCTACACTCCCACCTCCAAGACGCCGGCTCCATCGAATCCTGCGAAGTGCCCCTCGACCCCACCACAGCCCGCTGCAAGGGCTTTGCCCGCATCACCTTCCGCAccgccgaagaagccaaACGCGCCATCGCCCGCTACAACAacaccatcttcctcaacgCAAGGATCAGAGTCAAGATCGACCGCGCCGTGCCCTACGCTGCTTCCTACCGCCTAAGTTCCCCGTCCACTGTGCCGGTCACTATCGTCTCCGCGCCCCATCCTCCTTCTACCACCTACACTCCCGAGCACACTATCATCACCACACTACCAACCGATGAATCACCCAAGTCAGAACCTACTAGTACCACCGAAGAAGCCTCGCAGACGAAATGTCAGCCGGGACCATTAGTCGTGAACGGATCAGGGATCGGTCGGAAGGAGATTACTACTTGA
- a CDS encoding protein mesa yields the protein MSLTLPHRPSDDAARSLPTSSSSKSNGIPRLSPSPSFVHNRSVSNSGLSVRGYEPNLAAPPAFRPRKCKSQYPRDSSERHVEYILVASFHIDRGPIMEHQYPAPISGDESMLAELMLPDQTHVRSQDWTIFFLHKDSSADQDDDDSVGAKKKKKKSRASHGGDGTGGSDEDQDESGKEEESSDDEDEGGEGPPLMYVLNLVNTKQDHTVKRGAVVKAMAICTRHSFLHIYKPLLLLALEDYFKNPYLETLASLYNALNAMDLSLLPKLSLLERQILQASNCKDMFIEKFEQMIRQRIESEGESSDSDSPASPRKPAAKYTLPRDTHEFESKIVYNDIPIPVKVPTVIWPEVVGDFSLIKLIQTFSGPHSTSPQPFPIHPHLTTSGPYTHPIIILVNAMLTQKRVVFLGHNRPSGEVAEAVLAACALASGGILRGFTRHAFPYTDLTKIDDLLKVPGFIAGVTNPTFANHPEWWDVLCDLPTGRIKISSHVEPAPITEGLLYFQQQAALNHLHASNLNSDPTGDNLFMEDVQRSITNRHGENAIRAKWRAYILKFARVASAFEETVYGASNLYIIGPNEELSPESPSGVQADPLDPTTLRGHGHVWPDEISKQRELMASVSRIEGWRTTRSYYSFIQDIAAIYYPTRPIIKPDLHHHHERLRTLKLSPPEAGAIYIAFSYAVKDYAGICQLLTVTPENQAGLFYLSMGLFHPDQTVREATVDLLERISKHPAGQHFWNQLNRFAKLAFFRVKRERDASQSPISGPEMGFGAPQSLVGVAMGDGLR from the exons ATGAGCCTCACACTCCCTCATCGACCATCCGATGACGCTGCTCGTTCGCTTCCGACGTCCAGTTCTTCCAAAAGCAATGGCATACCCCGGTTATCTCCCTCCCCGTCGTTCGTCCACAACCGATCCGTGAGCAACTCCGGTTTATCCGTGCGTGGTTATGAGCCGAACCTCGCTGCTCCCCCTGCATTTAGACCGCGGAAATGTAAATCGCAATATCCTCGTGATTCATCAGAGCGCCATGTCGAATATATACTTGTTGCCTCCTTCCACATTGACCGGGGCCCCATCATGGAACATCAGTACCCCGCCCCTATCAGCGGGGACGAAAGCATGTTGGCTGAATTGATGCTCCCGGATCAAACTCATGTCCGAAGCCAGGATTGGAcaatctttttcttgcaCAAGGACTCAAGTGCCGACCAGGACGATGACGACTCAGTGggggcaaagaagaagaaaaagaagtccAGAGCATCCCATGGCGGCGATGGGACTGGCGGCAGTGACGAGGATCAAGATGAGTCTggcaaggaagaggagagcagtgatgatgaggatgagggtgGCGAGGGACCGCCGTTGATGTATGTTCTGAATCTTGTAAATACAAAGCAAGACCATACAGTTAAAAG AGGTGCGGTTGTGAAGGCCATGGCTATATGTACACGCCACTCGTTCCTCCATATCTATAAG CCCTTACTTCTTCTAGCCCTAGAAGACTATTTCAAGAACCCTTATCTGGAAACGCTAGCCTCGTTGTACAATGCTTTGAATGCCATGGATCTTTCTTTGCTCCCCAAGCTGTCTCTTTTGGAGCGACAGATATTACAGGCTAGCAACTGCAAGGATATGTTTATCGAAAAGTTCGAGCAGATGATCCGTCAGCGAATTGAGAGTGAAGGAGAGTCATCCGACTCGGACTCCCCAGCTTCACCCAGGAAGCCGGCAGCTAAGTACACGCTTCCACGAGATACTCATGAGTTTGAGTCCAAAATTGTTTATAATGATATTCCTATTCCGGTCAAGGTACCCACGGTGATCTGGCCTGAGGTTGTGGGAGATTTCTCTCTCATCAAACTCATCCAAACCTTCTCCGGCCCTCATAGTACTTCCCCCCAGCCCTTTCCAATCCACCCTCACCTTACTACCAGCGGTCCCTATACCCATCCCATCATAATTCTTGTCAACGCGATGTTAACCCAAAAACGTGTGGTGTTTTTGGGCCATAATCGCCCTTCAGGAGAGGTTGCAGAGGCAGTGCTGGCCGCTTGCGCACTCGCATCAGGTGGGATCCTGCGTGGATTCACCAGACATGCGTTCCCTTACACAGATCTGACCAAAATTGATGATCTCCTGAAGGTTCCCGGCTTCATTGCCGGTGTGACCAATCCCACATTTGCCAATCATCCCGAGTGGTGGGATGTGCTCTGCGATCTCCCTACGGGCAGAATCAAAATCAGCAGTCATGTTGAGCCTGCACCGATCACCGAAGGACTCTTGTATTTTCAACAACAAGCCGCGTTGAACCATCTCCACGCCTCGAACTTAAACTCTGACCCTACCGGAGACAATCTATTCATGGAAGATGTTCAGCGCAGCATTACCAATCGCCATGGCGAAAATGCTATTCGAGCGAAATGGCGTGCCTACATCTTAAAGTTCGCACGCGTTGCTTCTGCCTTCGAGGAAACCGTGTATGGCGCCTCGAATCTCTATATCATCGGCCCCAATGAAGAGCTGTCCCCGGAAAGCCCCAGCGGGGTTCAAGCGGACCCCTTAGACCCTACAACACTGCGAGGACATGGCCACGTCTGGCCTGACGAGATATCGAAACAACGCGAACTGATGGCATCGGTCTCCCGAATCGAAGGATGGCGGACAACGCGCTCGTATTACTCTTTCATCCAAGATATCGCTGCAATTTATTATCCTACGCGGCCGATTATTAAACCAGAccttcaccaccaccatgAACGGCTCCGGACCTTAAAACTGTCTCCGCCTGAAGCGGGGGCTATTTATATAGCCTTTTCCTATGCCGTCAAAGACTACGCTGGCATTTGCCAGCTACTAACGGTCACGCCGGAAAATCAAGCCGGCCTTTTTTATCTGAGCATGGGACTCTTCCACCCTGATCAGACGGTCCGCGAGGCGACAGTGGACCTCTTGGAGCGGATCAGTAAACACCCTGCTGGCCAACACTTTTGGAATCAACTTAACCGGTTCGCAAAATTGGCCTTTTTCCGAGTAAAGCGCGAGCGAGACGCATCGCAGAGCCCCATTTCCGGTCCAGAGATGGGATTCGGAGCACCCCAGAGTCTGGTTGGGGTGGCGATGGGTGACGGGCTACGGTGA
- a CDS encoding putative mitotic check point protein yields the protein MNFADPTKRQDRQQPNMASQPTQAQLNLAALAGSPSPRTMRSLRKIQSHQLLSSSQLSQPSSARSSAGPEELSQPTQLDSPLRLRTHRRARSNSDASTREPPAIGTQRRSGRKTGSGFGIKRSVLEALLRDGPQQGNVREGLQELRYLILSTRVEADADGMSSYRVYLWLALLDIPPVPTDEYLSLIHRGRSPAYTKIRNDTFRTLATDPLFKRRVTEASLIRLLNAVAWKIHDAKNKNKARKPRLSTSRRREMELLINTPPSIAEEESSPEVTTSSNCRSSTITSDSAIYVQGMNVLCAPFLYAARSEVEAFALFHSFITRECPGYIRGAMDGVHRGLRLVDRCLEIVEPKLASYLFSKGMQAELYAFPSVLTMCACTPPLPEVLHLWDFLFAYGPHLNILCIVAQLIRMRDTILESPSPNKILRSFPPLDAKEIIALTVLIVRKIPEPLYAELIDHAK from the exons ATGAATTTCGCCGACCCGACAAAACGACAAGACCGACAGCAACCCAACATGGCCTCCCAACCCACTCAGGCTCAACTTAACCTGGCCGCTTTGGCGGGTTCACCATCGCCGCGAACGATGCGAAGTCTGCGCAAGATCCAGTCCCATCAACTTCTCTCGTCCTCTCAGCTCTCCCAACCCTCAAGCGCCCGTAGTTCCGCTGGACCTGAGGAGCTTTCTCAGCCAACTCAGCTAGATTCGCCGCTGCGCCTACGCACACATCGTCGAGCTCGATCGAATAGCGATGCCTCAACCCGCGAGCCTCCTGCCATCGGAACCCAGCGACGATCGGGAAGGAAAACTGGCTCGGGTTTTGGCATCAAGAGATCGGTCTTGGAGGCATTGTTACGGGATGGACCACAACAGGGAAATGTCCGCGAGGGTCTACAAGAGCTGAGATACTTGATTTTGTCCACGAGGGTAGAAGCGGATGCTGACGGCATG TCATCGTATCGAGTGTATCTATGGCTGGCACTTCTGGATATACCCCCTGTTCCAACAGACGAATATCTCTCTCTCATCCACCGCGGCCGCTCACCAGCTTATACAAAAATTCGCAACGACACCTTCCGCACGCTAGCCACCGACCCCTTATTCAAACGCCGTGTCACGGAAGCAAGCCTCATCCGACTCCTCAACGCGGTAGCATGGAAAATTCACGACgcaaagaacaagaacaaggccagAAAACCTCGTTTGTCAACGTCCCGCCGTCGAGAAATGGAGCTTCTCATCAACACGCCCCCTAGCATCGCAGAGGAAGAATCTAGCCCGGAAGTGACAACATCGAGCAACTGCCGCAGCAGCACCATCACTAGCGACTCGGCGATCTACGTACAAGGCATGAACGTCCTCTGCGCCCCTTTTCTCTACGCCGCGCGCAGTGAAGTGGAGGCCTTTGCTTTGTTCCACTCGTTCATCACCCGCGAATGTCCGGGCTATATTCGCGGCGCCATGGACGGGGTTCATCGCGGTCTCCGTCTAGTGGACCGATGTCTAGAGATCGTCGAACCTAAGCTCGCCTCATACCTCTTCTCAAAGGGTATGCAGGCAGAACTCTACGCGTTCCCATCCGTGTTGACCATGTGCGCCTGTACACCACCTTTGCCTGAGGTCCTCCATCTCTGGGACTTTTTATTCGCGTACGGCCCACATCTAAACATCCTATGCATTGTTGCCCAACTTATCCGAATGAGAGATACCATCCTCGAAAGCCCAAG TCCGAACAAGATTCTCCGATCCTTCCCACCCCTCGACGCCAAAGAAATCATCGCTTTAACCGTCCTGATCGTCCGGAAGATCCCCGAACCACTTTACGCTGAACTGATCGACCACGCCAAATAG
- a CDS encoding 6-phosphogluconolactonase like protein (6-phosphogluconolactonase, putative): MASQSPNLYSFSNSDALAQHLRTYVLKNQNAALARHDTFRVAVSGGSLPTVLAKALLAQGNGTPEDTAQFSKWDIFFADERAVPLDHQDSNYKLLKDELLSKIPTELGAPRVHTIDPNHVNDEDPQELADLYQEELMRIFAAKDSVKLPVFDLILLGCGPDGHTCSLFPGHELLREKDAWVAAISDSPKPPPKRITLTLPVVTHAVSIAFVATGGGKKDIMKQIFDAEEGRELPSALVNQGAGEKVSWFTDHPAVEGVSFPRRGSL; this comes from the coding sequence ATGGCAAGCCAATCTCCCAATTTGTATAGCTTTTCCAATTCCGATGCGCTCGCGCAACATTTGAGGACATACGTCCTTAAGAATCAAAATGCCGCCCTCGCCCGGCATGACACTTTCCGAGTCGCAGTCTCCGGCGGCTCCCTGCCCACTGTCCTAGCCAAAGCTCTACTTGCGCAAGGCAACGGGACCCCCGAAGACACCGCGCAGTTCTCGAAGTGGGATATCTTCTTTGCCGACGAGCGCGCCGTGCCCCTCGACCACCAAGACAGCAACTACAAATTACTGAAGGATGAACTGCTGAGCAAGATCCCTACGGAACTGGGTGCGCCCCGCGTGCACACCATCGATCCCAATCATGTGAACGACGAGGACCCACAGGAGCTCGCAGACTTGTATCAGGAGGAACTGATGCGCATTTTCGCGGCCAAGGACAGCGTCAAATTGCCCGTGTTCGATTTGATCCTTTTGGGCTGTGGCCCCGACGGTCACACTTGCAGTCTGTTCCCCGGCCATGAGCTCCTTAGGGAGAAGGACGCTTGGGTCGCGGCCATTAGCGACTCGCCGAAGCCCCCGCCGAAGCGGATCACCCTCACCCTGCCCGTGGTCACTCACGCTGTTAGCATCGCATTCGTAGCCACCGGCGGTGGAAAGAAGGACATCATGAAGCAAATTTTCGATGCCGAGGAGGGAAGGGAACTCCCTTCTGCTCTTGTCAACCAAGGTGCTGGTGAGAAGGTCAGCTGGTTCACTGACCATCCTGCTGTGGAGGGTGTGTCTTTCCCGAGACGTGGAAGCTTGTAA
- a CDS encoding calmodulin, with product MVTSNTPFKPSPLSFSSPRASPFRRPSTPNSPPTGIRPTTPGSSPSRGYTPVVSPSKLNQSYTVEHEDASPTSRDRIPQPRFSRESPSASPTREAISPDRSPRVGARLTGMTAGSSDAASKLAPAQLREIREAFQVLDRDNDGSVNKDDVADVLVNVGQDPSMLHDFFPPGSPETINFPTFLNILSSLLAPLSSRQELMNALAAFDEDDSGQINVGELRDALLHTAPEDGELPLTEREINEVLNGFTGRRAFGGKSSKGPGGAKRGEVFRYPDFVDGVLGGTQNGQANGRQEA from the exons ATG GTCACCTCAAATACTCCCTTTAAACCGTCGCCGTTATCCTTCAGCTCTCCTCGTGCTTCTCCTTTCCGTCGTCCCTCTACGCCAAACTCTCCGCCCACAGGGATCCGTCCTACCACGCCGGGGAGTTCACCGAGCCGAGGATACACGCCGGTAGTGTCTCCAAGCAAACTTAATCAATCGTATACCGTCGAGCACGAAGATGCCTCACCAACCAGCAGAGATCGAATTCCGCAACCCCGATTTTCTCGAGAGTCCCCATCCGCATCGCCGACCAGAGAGGCCATTTCGCCGGATAGGTCACCGAGGGTGGGTGCCCGGCTGACGGGCATGACGGCGGGATCATCTGATGCAGCTTCAAAACTAGCGCCGGCGCAACTCCGAGAAATTAGAGAGGCTTTCCAGGTTCTCGACCGTGATAATGATGGATCGGTGAACAAGGATGATGTCGCAGATGTGCTTGTAAATGTCG GTCAAGACCCGTCTATGTTACACGACTTCTTCCCTCCGGGAAGCCCTGAAACCATCAACTTCCCCACATTTTTGAACATCTTGTCCAGCCTACTCGCTCCGTTATCTTCGCGCCAAGAACTAATGAATGCATTGGCCGCTTTTGATGAGGACGACAGCGGCCAGATCAACGTTGGGGAACTTCGCGACGCTCTTTTGCACACAGCTCCGGAAGACGGAGAGCTTCCGCTCACCGAACGAGAGATTAATGAAGTTCTGAATGGGTTTACCGGGCGCAGGGCTTTCGGAGGAAAGAGCAGTAAGGGTCCTGGCGGAGCGAAGCGAGGGGAGGTATTTAGATACCCGGACTTTGTCGATGGGGTCTTGGGAGGGACCCAGAATGGGCAAGCAAATGGACGGCAGGAAGCTTGA